A genomic segment from Nitratiruptor sp. YY08-10 encodes:
- a CDS encoding DEAD/DEAH box helicase yields the protein MTFTDFNLKPQIMKAIDQAGFKEPSPIQKEAIPVVLAGKDMVGQAHTGTGKTAAFALPILNMLELDGEVEALVIVPTRELATQVSDEIFRLGKYLGIKTATVYGGSSYSRQLNHIANAAVVVATPGRLLDLLKSGKIELNPKFVVLDEADEMLDMGFLDDIKAIFNYLPTNRQTLLFSATMPQAIKELAQQILHSPEFISITKKEVTNVNIKQFYYVVDEHERDEALIRLLDYKNPTKSIIFCRMKIEVDRLAQFLEAQGYSAKGLHGDMQQRQREETIKAFKRGQIEILIATDVAARGLDISDVSHVFNYHIPFDPESYVHRIGRTGRAGKEGIAISLVTPHEFKQLLRIQKEVGSSLINKEIPTSAEVKNEKQKSMLDMILSQEVSKEAIELVELLESQIDISTAALKLASMVIKNDTVSGNERIGKSLKEIEKMLEQAKRELSRPQRSGGRNNRGYRGNRRGRNAHRR from the coding sequence ATGACTTTTACTGATTTCAATCTGAAACCCCAAATAATGAAAGCGATAGATCAAGCTGGCTTCAAAGAGCCAAGTCCTATCCAAAAAGAGGCGATTCCTGTCGTATTAGCTGGAAAAGATATGGTGGGCCAAGCCCACACAGGTACCGGTAAAACGGCTGCTTTTGCGCTTCCAATTTTAAATATGTTAGAGCTCGATGGCGAAGTAGAAGCCCTTGTGATCGTTCCAACGAGAGAGTTAGCTACTCAGGTTAGCGACGAGATTTTTCGCCTTGGAAAATATCTTGGCATCAAAACAGCCACAGTCTATGGAGGAAGCTCCTATTCAAGACAGCTCAATCATATAGCCAATGCAGCAGTGGTTGTGGCTACTCCTGGAAGACTATTGGATCTTTTAAAAAGCGGCAAAATCGAACTCAATCCAAAATTTGTCGTTTTGGACGAAGCGGATGAGATGCTTGATATGGGCTTTTTAGACGATATAAAAGCCATTTTTAACTATCTTCCGACCAATAGACAAACTCTTTTGTTTAGTGCAACAATGCCACAGGCCATCAAAGAGTTGGCTCAACAGATTCTCCACTCACCCGAGTTTATCTCTATCACAAAAAAAGAGGTAACAAATGTAAATATCAAACAGTTTTACTATGTTGTAGATGAGCATGAAAGAGACGAAGCACTTATTCGTTTACTCGACTATAAAAACCCAACAAAATCAATCATCTTTTGCCGTATGAAAATAGAAGTAGATCGCCTTGCACAATTTCTTGAAGCACAAGGCTACAGCGCAAAAGGACTGCACGGCGATATGCAGCAGCGTCAAAGAGAAGAGACCATCAAAGCGTTTAAACGAGGTCAAATTGAAATTTTAATCGCCACAGATGTAGCCGCGAGAGGACTAGACATTAGCGATGTCAGCCATGTTTTTAACTACCATATTCCTTTTGACCCTGAAAGCTATGTTCATAGAATCGGACGAACGGGAAGAGCCGGAAAAGAAGGAATAGCGATCAGTTTAGTAACTCCTCATGAATTTAAGCAACTTTTACGCATCCAAAAAGAGGTTGGAAGCTCTTTAATCAATAAAGAGATTCCAACCTCTGCGGAAGTAAAAAACGAAAAGCAAAAATCGATGCTGGATATGATTCTTTCTCAAGAAGTATCCAAAGAAGCGATAGAACTTGTTGAACTTCTCGAATCACAAATAGATATCTCCACAGCTGCACTCAAACTGGCTTCCATGGTTATCAAAAACGATACTGTCAGTGGGAACGAAAGAATCGGCAAAAGTCTCAAAGAGATCGAAAAGATGCTTGAACAGGCAAAAAGAGAACTTTCCAGACCCCAAAGAAGCGGCGGACGCAACAATAGAGGATATCGAGGCAACCGAAGAGGCCGTAACGCCCATAGACGATAA
- a CDS encoding BON domain-containing protein — protein MHWASRLLLIPLFTFHLQAQTEDEVEKALQNLMILMEKSASTIKDFTQNRQPATPEEQSSFQLYYKQVQNGAKVEKRNDFLIKAQIQYRLLRAKNVSFNSLLIVVHNQNVELYGKVHSEKEAEDIINTTLHTKGVRSVTSYLIVKKLKRVVL, from the coding sequence ATGCATTGGGCAAGTAGATTGCTTCTTATTCCTCTGTTTACTTTTCATCTACAGGCTCAAACAGAGGATGAGGTAGAAAAAGCACTACAAAACCTTATGATTCTTATGGAGAAATCTGCTTCCACTATAAAAGATTTTACACAAAACAGACAACCTGCAACTCCGGAAGAGCAATCTAGTTTCCAACTTTACTATAAACAGGTTCAAAACGGAGCCAAAGTCGAAAAAAGAAACGATTTTTTGATCAAAGCCCAAATCCAGTACAGACTACTAAGAGCAAAAAATGTTTCATTCAACTCCCTTCTTATTGTAGTTCACAATCAAAACGTTGAATTGTACGGAAAAGTTCACTCCGAAAAAGAGGCCGAAGACATTATAAATACGACACTACACACCAAAGGGGTTCGCTCAGTCACCTCCTATCTTATCGTCAAAAAGCTCAAAAGAGTAGTCTTGTAA
- a CDS encoding inositol monophosphatase family protein produces the protein MNRDLQNKILEAGAILKEGYFGKKEVHKKGSVDLVTQYDTKIENFLKEKMQIIYPGVEIVGEESFEGEIPNDGIYIDPIDGTTNFVHSIAYTCISVGVWQEGEPLEAVIYNPILNELFYAKKGAGAYLNDQKIAVNDTENLIDALLATGFPYTKVQMGKDYRFVIESMQKILPKTRDIRRLGSAAIDLAYVACGRFAGFYEVNLKPWDVAAGILLVQEAGGIVTNHLGEPYKFGDIIVASNGKIHEELLKNLGAYN, from the coding sequence ATGAATAGAGATTTACAAAATAAGATTTTGGAAGCAGGCGCGATTTTAAAAGAGGGCTATTTTGGCAAAAAAGAGGTGCATAAAAAAGGTAGTGTGGATCTTGTCACACAGTATGACACAAAAATAGAAAATTTTTTAAAAGAGAAAATGCAAATAATCTATCCAGGTGTGGAAATTGTAGGAGAAGAGAGTTTCGAGGGGGAAATACCCAATGATGGGATTTATATCGATCCCATCGATGGAACCACAAACTTTGTTCACTCCATCGCCTATACCTGTATCTCTGTCGGTGTTTGGCAAGAGGGAGAGCCTTTGGAAGCAGTGATTTATAATCCGATACTCAATGAGTTGTTTTATGCCAAAAAAGGTGCAGGTGCATATTTAAATGATCAAAAGATAGCAGTTAACGACACTGAAAATTTGATAGATGCCCTTTTGGCTACGGGGTTTCCTTACACGAAAGTGCAGATGGGAAAAGATTATCGCTTTGTAATTGAGAGTATGCAAAAGATTCTTCCAAAAACAAGAGATATTAGGCGTCTAGGAAGTGCGGCGATCGATCTCGCCTATGTGGCGTGTGGCAGATTTGCCGGGTTTTATGAAGTGAATCTCAAGCCTTGGGATGTGGCTGCCGGGATTTTGCTTGTGCAGGAAGCTGGGGGTATTGTGACAAATCACTTGGGAGAGCCCTATAAATTTGGGGATATTATCGTAGCTTCCAATGGAAAGATCCATGAAGAGTTACTCAAAAATCTGGGAGCATATAATTAA
- a CDS encoding DegQ family serine endoprotease produces the protein MKKAVFLSVATALMLSAATIHFNEAPNNVQRVMPGKGNNVVLSFYDAIKDAKESVVNISTKKRIKMPAMSQMPFFNDPFFKQFFGPMFRNQVPRSRIQRSLGSGVIISSDGYIVTNNHVINNADEITVTLPGDDTEYKAKVIGKDSLTDIAVIKIDKKGLKAIKIADSSKIKPGDIVFAIGNPFGIGETVTQGIVSATNRNNVGINTYENFIQTDAAINPGNSGGALVDSRGALIGINSAIITRSGGNNGIGFAIPSNMMKNVVKKLIEKGKIERGYLGVMIEDLKGDLKDVYKHQYGAVIVDVTKDSAAQKAGLKRGDLIIEVNGEKIEDSNKLKTIIGSYPPGKEVTIKYERNKKLYTTKVKLGERPGTNSSAAEETLKGLEVQTLNDQIRRMYNIPQNVEGVFVSNVKEKSAAEKAGIKPGDVIIGVEDMNIKNVEDLKHAFKKYKGPKKIFVKRQGIPLILVLR, from the coding sequence ATGAAAAAAGCCGTTTTTCTATCTGTAGCAACAGCATTGATGCTGAGTGCCGCAACTATTCATTTCAATGAAGCGCCAAACAACGTTCAACGAGTCATGCCAGGAAAAGGTAACAATGTCGTCCTTTCCTTTTATGATGCTATTAAGGATGCCAAAGAGAGCGTGGTCAACATCTCAACGAAGAAACGCATCAAGATGCCTGCTATGAGTCAGATGCCATTTTTCAATGACCCTTTTTTCAAACAGTTCTTTGGTCCAATGTTTCGCAATCAGGTCCCTAGAAGCAGAATCCAAAGAAGCCTTGGAAGTGGCGTTATCATCAGCAGCGACGGTTATATCGTTACCAACAACCATGTGATAAACAATGCCGACGAGATCACTGTCACCCTTCCAGGAGACGACACGGAATACAAAGCGAAAGTGATTGGAAAAGACTCTTTAACAGATATTGCTGTTATCAAAATCGACAAAAAAGGTCTCAAAGCGATTAAAATTGCTGATTCATCAAAAATCAAACCAGGAGATATCGTCTTTGCTATTGGAAACCCTTTTGGTATCGGTGAGACCGTCACACAGGGAATTGTCAGTGCCACAAACCGAAACAATGTCGGTATCAACACGTACGAAAACTTTATTCAAACAGACGCTGCTATCAATCCGGGCAACAGCGGTGGCGCTTTGGTAGACAGCCGTGGAGCTCTAATAGGTATCAACAGCGCCATTATCACAAGAAGCGGTGGAAACAACGGTATAGGTTTTGCGATACCATCCAATATGATGAAAAATGTCGTGAAAAAACTGATCGAAAAAGGCAAAATTGAACGAGGCTATCTCGGTGTCATGATCGAAGATCTCAAAGGCGATCTCAAAGATGTTTACAAGCACCAATATGGTGCGGTTATTGTCGATGTGACAAAAGATAGTGCAGCCCAAAAAGCGGGTCTCAAACGAGGCGATCTCATCATTGAAGTCAATGGAGAAAAGATTGAGGATTCCAATAAACTCAAAACGATTATAGGGTCGTATCCTCCAGGAAAAGAGGTAACGATAAAATATGAACGAAACAAAAAGCTCTATACCACAAAAGTCAAACTCGGCGAGCGTCCAGGAACCAATAGTTCTGCAGCGGAAGAGACACTCAAAGGTTTGGAGGTACAAACGCTCAACGACCAGATTCGAAGAATGTACAACATCCCACAAAATGTAGAAGGGGTTTTTGTCTCCAATGTCAAAGAGAAGTCAGCTGCAGAAAAAGCGGGTATCAAACCGGGAGATGTTATAATCGGTGTTGAAGATATGAACATCAAAAATGTCGAGGATCTCAAACACGCTTTCAAAAAATATAAAGGTCCGAAAAAAATATTTGTTAAAAGACAAGGAATACCTCTGATTCTCGTGCTTCGATAA
- a CDS encoding response regulator transcription factor, with translation MKVAMIEDDVELAEILSEFLERYGIEVENYEDPFIALSALHLNNTYDALILDLTLPGMDGLEILKKLREFSDIPIIISSARSDLSDKVIGLELGADDYLPKPYDPKELEARLKAILRRRAKPQTKEQSFTLYPNRREIHFHGKPLQLTPAEFEILSYLIERPNQPISREDLLYNCEHLSENASDKTVDVIISRIRHKLGENPKQPKHIQSVRGVGYKFTP, from the coding sequence ATGAAAGTAGCGATGATAGAAGATGATGTAGAGCTTGCCGAAATCCTGAGCGAATTTCTTGAGCGATACGGGATCGAAGTAGAAAACTACGAAGATCCCTTCATCGCACTTTCTGCACTGCATCTCAACAACACGTATGATGCTTTGATACTTGACCTTACCCTTCCCGGTATGGATGGACTTGAGATTTTAAAAAAGTTGCGTGAATTTAGTGACATACCCATCATCATAAGCAGTGCGCGAAGCGATCTCAGTGATAAAGTGATCGGTTTGGAGCTTGGAGCGGACGATTATCTTCCCAAACCCTATGATCCAAAAGAGCTGGAGGCAAGACTCAAAGCAATTTTGAGAAGACGTGCAAAACCCCAAACAAAAGAGCAGAGTTTTACTCTCTACCCCAATAGACGAGAGATCCATTTTCATGGAAAACCTCTTCAGCTTACACCTGCAGAATTTGAGATATTATCCTATCTCATAGAACGTCCCAATCAACCAATATCAAGAGAAGATCTCCTTTACAACTGTGAACACCTGAGCGAAAATGCATCTGATAAAACAGTGGATGTCATTATCAGTCGTATACGCCACAAACTGGGGGAAAATCCAAAGCAACCCAAACATATCCAATCTGTCCGTGGTGTGGGATATAAGTTTACTCCATGA
- a CDS encoding ArsS family sensor histidine kinase, with protein MKKSSIFLWITLIFLLGFVAVGGAYWLSLQHLKESAQNRYQKRFEFVSQSLLWQLSSVDYNKLIQELQKLEFVPITHPKEIVKIAKHSTIIKRTKYPVGEVIILKYKGDYYIWVQSYGNMLLLKDISMDIQQSRILYTAIFAVTLILLLILYILIILKLRPLKSITKELQRFSKGDLDIDLNVEGFKEINEVANALQNAADSLKAIQNSRKLLLRNIMHELKTPIAKGRIQAEMVEDEKQKKRLIQIFEKLNSLINELAALEAVNSKIKPSLETITLKDIVEEAIHIGMFDKQDIEIIEKQNPTIKADYKLLAIAVKNLIDNALKYSLDAKATIVLTQDALIVQNRGKPLQKELSFYIEAFNKEGKRSGFGLGLYLVDNILKLHGYTLQYHYEDNHNKFIISLKPSH; from the coding sequence ATGAAAAAAAGTTCCATCTTTTTATGGATCACTCTCATTTTTTTACTTGGTTTCGTAGCTGTGGGAGGAGCCTACTGGCTATCTTTGCAACATCTCAAGGAGAGCGCTCAAAACCGATATCAAAAACGATTCGAATTTGTCTCCCAATCCCTCCTTTGGCAACTCAGCTCGGTCGATTACAATAAACTCATACAAGAGCTGCAAAAATTGGAATTTGTACCCATAACCCATCCCAAAGAGATTGTCAAAATCGCCAAGCACTCCACTATAATCAAACGAACAAAATATCCTGTTGGTGAGGTCATTATCCTCAAATATAAAGGTGATTACTATATCTGGGTTCAAAGTTATGGAAACATGCTTCTTCTCAAAGATATTTCCATGGATATCCAGCAAAGCCGTATTCTCTATACGGCGATCTTTGCAGTAACACTTATTTTGCTTTTGATCTTGTATATTCTTATCATCTTGAAACTGCGACCTCTCAAAAGCATCACAAAAGAGTTACAGCGCTTCTCAAAAGGCGATCTCGATATCGATCTCAATGTGGAAGGATTCAAAGAGATCAATGAGGTGGCCAACGCCTTACAAAACGCTGCAGACTCCTTAAAAGCGATTCAAAATTCAAGAAAACTGCTTTTGAGAAATATTATGCATGAACTCAAAACCCCAATTGCGAAAGGACGTATCCAAGCAGAGATGGTAGAGGACGAGAAACAGAAAAAGCGACTCATACAGATTTTTGAAAAACTCAATTCTCTCATCAACGAGCTGGCAGCTTTGGAAGCGGTGAACTCAAAAATCAAACCGAGCCTTGAAACCATTACGCTCAAAGATATCGTCGAGGAAGCGATCCATATCGGTATGTTCGACAAACAGGATATTGAAATTATCGAAAAGCAAAATCCGACAATAAAAGCAGATTACAAACTCTTAGCCATTGCAGTCAAAAACCTTATCGATAATGCACTGAAATACTCATTGGACGCAAAAGCGACAATCGTCCTAACTCAAGATGCATTGATCGTTCAAAATAGAGGCAAACCTTTACAAAAAGAACTCTCTTTCTATATCGAGGCTTTCAATAAAGAGGGGAAAAGAAGCGGTTTTGGGCTTGGGCTGTATCTAGTGGACAATATTTTGAAACTCCATGGATATACACTTCAATACCACTATGAAGATAATCACAACAAATTCATCATCTCTTTGAAACCTTCACACTAA
- a CDS encoding NUDIX domain-containing protein: MKKSAGILPYKTENGELYVYLGHLGGPFWKRKRRSWGIIKGEVEEGENDLEAAKREFFEETGKRLDGEFLDLGETKTSNKILHIFALQTDLDTDIRSNMVHMEYKGRILEFPEIDAAKWFTIEEAKEVILEAQKVFLERLQQLV, encoded by the coding sequence ATGAAAAAGAGTGCCGGTATCTTGCCATATAAAACGGAAAATGGGGAGCTGTATGTCTATTTGGGACATCTTGGAGGCCCTTTTTGGAAGAGAAAGAGAAGAAGCTGGGGGATTATCAAAGGGGAGGTGGAAGAGGGGGAAAATGATTTGGAGGCAGCAAAGCGGGAGTTTTTCGAAGAGACTGGCAAGCGGTTGGATGGAGAATTTTTGGATCTTGGAGAGACGAAAACCTCTAATAAGATCTTGCATATTTTTGCTCTGCAGACAGACCTGGATACCGATATTCGATCCAATATGGTTCATATGGAGTATAAAGGAAGGATATTGGAGTTTCCGGAGATTGATGCAGCCAAATGGTTCACGATTGAAGAAGCGAAAGAGGTGATTCTTGAGGCACAAAAAGTTTTTTTGGAAAGACTTCAGCAGTTAGTGTGA
- a CDS encoding DUF6394 family protein, with protein sequence MNLQKVLSGFFFILAMTTNFGFFYGNPADIEFHSKYELFAAIIVNLIATILKLGDKTQLGSVLLATSLVADIQLIGAASVWALAVYVLGGLNTESTVAIISMSGGALLANIVSVLLFVGDTLKSKR encoded by the coding sequence ATGAATCTACAAAAAGTGCTGTCAGGATTCTTTTTCATTTTGGCAATGACGACAAATTTCGGATTTTTTTACGGCAACCCTGCCGATATTGAATTTCATAGCAAATATGAGCTTTTTGCAGCGATTATAGTCAACCTCATCGCAACTATTTTGAAACTGGGCGATAAGACGCAACTCGGCTCCGTTTTGCTTGCAACAAGCCTTGTTGCAGATATACAACTTATTGGAGCAGCCAGCGTGTGGGCATTGGCAGTCTATGTTCTAGGGGGTCTCAATACCGAATCTACTGTCGCTATCATTTCCATGAGCGGTGGAGCGCTTCTTGCCAATATCGTCTCTGTTTTACTGTTTGTAGGCGATACACTCAAATCCAAAAGGTAA
- a CDS encoding TrkA family potassium uptake protein translates to MESNSAWIIIHRMRIPLLVIILTFAISIIGLTLIPGVDDQGRPYHMSFFDAFYFVSYMATTIGFGEAPYTFTYPQRLWVSFCIYLTVIGWFYGIGNIIALIQDKKLARELAIARFRSKVAKLTEPFIIVLGYNNVTKEIIQRLSQEGIRIVVVDKDESKIEEIELENFIPEVPAISADTTKPQTLKLAGIHQKNCKAVVVLFEDDIKNAKIALMCRLLNKKIDIIVKSTTKENTEHLRNIGIRHIENPFKIISDRLYFEITAPYIWLLEMWIFGHILRIRKREFLPKGKYIICGAGRMGKALAEGLQRAGIEYVFIDIKSSEYKKMKQSAIYGDAEDIKILLDAGIQSASCIIAATKDDMINLTILSTAKKLNPGIYTIARENSLEDISIFKSARIDKIYILERILAKYTYNFIAKPLANRFIRLIHRKDNLWAMNVVGKLSATIGKNPILFEIQITEENAYALCNFIQQGQKITLDVLRRSRRDYRVKNKILFLLYHYEEEEHKETILVPSDDVEVKIGCSLLVACDEEAKSDFEYILNNYYELYYVLTGREQRVGIFNLLTQTASNNHQ, encoded by the coding sequence ATGGAAAGCAACAGTGCATGGATCATCATCCACAGGATGAGGATTCCTCTGCTTGTTATCATACTCACATTTGCCATCTCCATCATCGGGCTTACACTCATTCCCGGTGTTGACGACCAAGGTCGTCCATACCATATGAGTTTCTTTGATGCATTCTACTTTGTCAGCTACATGGCTACCACTATCGGCTTTGGTGAAGCACCCTATACATTTACCTATCCGCAACGACTTTGGGTCAGTTTTTGCATCTATTTAACTGTTATCGGATGGTTTTATGGTATCGGTAATATCATCGCGCTTATTCAGGACAAAAAACTGGCACGAGAACTGGCAATCGCCAGATTTCGATCTAAAGTTGCTAAACTAACCGAGCCCTTCATCATCGTCCTTGGTTACAACAATGTTACAAAAGAGATCATTCAAAGGCTTAGTCAAGAAGGTATTCGGATCGTCGTTGTGGACAAGGATGAGAGTAAAATAGAAGAAATAGAACTTGAAAACTTCATCCCGGAAGTCCCGGCCATCAGCGCAGACACCACAAAACCACAAACTCTTAAACTTGCAGGCATACACCAAAAAAACTGTAAAGCGGTCGTGGTACTTTTTGAAGATGATATCAAAAACGCCAAAATTGCTCTTATGTGCCGGCTTCTCAATAAAAAGATCGATATCATTGTCAAATCTACCACCAAAGAAAACACAGAGCACCTCCGAAATATCGGAATCCGTCATATAGAAAATCCTTTTAAAATCATCTCTGACAGACTCTATTTTGAAATCACCGCCCCCTATATCTGGCTTTTGGAGATGTGGATTTTCGGTCATATTTTACGCATCCGCAAAAGAGAATTTTTGCCAAAAGGAAAATATATCATCTGCGGGGCCGGTCGTATGGGAAAAGCGTTGGCCGAAGGGTTGCAAAGAGCCGGTATCGAGTATGTCTTCATCGACATCAAATCGAGTGAATATAAAAAGATGAAGCAAAGCGCCATATATGGTGATGCAGAGGATATCAAGATACTGCTTGATGCGGGAATACAGTCGGCTTCGTGTATTATTGCTGCAACAAAAGATGATATGATCAATCTCACCATTTTATCAACTGCAAAAAAACTCAATCCGGGAATCTATACGATAGCCAGAGAGAACTCTCTTGAAGATATCAGTATCTTTAAATCGGCACGAATCGACAAAATCTACATTCTTGAACGTATTTTGGCCAAATATACCTACAATTTCATTGCAAAACCTTTAGCCAATCGATTCATCCGACTCATCCACAGAAAAGATAATCTGTGGGCTATGAACGTTGTAGGAAAATTGAGCGCAACAATAGGAAAAAATCCTATCCTTTTTGAGATCCAGATCACTGAAGAAAACGCATACGCACTCTGTAATTTTATACAGCAAGGCCAAAAAATCACTTTAGATGTTCTTAGACGATCCAGAAGAGATTACAGAGTGAAAAACAAAATACTCTTTTTGCTCTACCATTATGAGGAGGAAGAGCACAAAGAGACGATCCTGGTTCCTTCAGACGACGTAGAGGTCAAAATAGGCTGTTCTTTGCTGGTAGCATGTGACGAAGAGGCAAAATCGGATTTTGAATACATTTTGAATAACTATTATGAACTCTACTACGTCTTGACAGGACGTGAGCAAAGAGTAGGTATTTTCAACCTTTTAACACAAACAGCATCAAATAATCATCAATAG
- a CDS encoding TolC family protein: MKKIVLLASALSLFAQSYLQIIKSVDNSLLLKQAQKMTQASKNMVEAAKGKALPSLDLSLQGVHLKDTPTMYLHMPLTPVMGVPMGKKEQWQGELRLTYPLFSGFAITASIDKAKLEYEKAKLKKKDLKRNLYMQTTILYSSIFALNQKQKALQKAKEAIELAYKKAKGFYDNGLLAPSELYNLEAKKYEIEAALTEVKSQVDTLFNKLSYLLDTKITSIDGVVAFPEPNEETILQTALHQREDLLALQKSLHIDEKDIVLAKSRFYPNVALIAALKKHGDSLALNGDGYTNADQSYAGVALQWNLFAGGSDKNSVEVAKIKKAATALQIVQYQKQIITNVKNAFVKLKALKKKLRSAQARVKAQEEYYRLTQGRFDNQLASADELGRSIADLSAARAQKEAIKAKIFDQKVYIYLLGGVKKFESFVMK; encoded by the coding sequence ATGAAAAAAATAGTACTGCTTGCATCCGCTTTGTCTCTTTTTGCGCAAAGCTATTTGCAGATTATAAAAAGTGTTGATAATTCACTTCTTTTAAAACAGGCTCAAAAAATGACACAAGCATCAAAGAATATGGTAGAGGCTGCTAAAGGGAAAGCTTTGCCATCGCTTGATCTGAGTTTGCAAGGAGTCCATCTTAAAGATACCCCCACAATGTATCTGCATATGCCTCTGACTCCCGTAATGGGAGTTCCAATGGGTAAAAAGGAGCAGTGGCAAGGAGAGCTGAGGCTTACATATCCACTCTTTAGCGGTTTTGCTATTACCGCTTCAATCGATAAAGCAAAACTGGAGTATGAAAAAGCAAAACTGAAAAAAAAGGATCTAAAAAGAAATCTTTACATGCAAACGACGATACTTTATAGCTCTATTTTTGCTCTAAATCAAAAACAAAAAGCACTTCAAAAGGCAAAGGAGGCAATAGAGCTTGCCTACAAAAAGGCAAAAGGCTTTTATGATAATGGTCTGTTAGCTCCTAGTGAATTGTACAATCTTGAAGCTAAAAAGTATGAGATAGAGGCTGCATTAACAGAAGTAAAAAGCCAAGTAGATACTCTTTTCAATAAGCTTTCTTATCTTCTAGATACGAAAATAACTTCTATTGATGGTGTTGTAGCGTTTCCTGAGCCAAACGAAGAGACAATATTACAGACTGCATTGCACCAAAGAGAGGATCTGTTGGCGTTACAAAAATCACTGCACATCGATGAAAAAGATATCGTTTTGGCAAAAAGCAGATTTTATCCAAATGTTGCTTTGATAGCGGCACTCAAAAAACATGGAGACAGCCTTGCTCTTAATGGTGATGGCTATACCAACGCAGATCAAAGTTATGCGGGAGTAGCTTTGCAGTGGAATCTTTTTGCTGGAGGAAGTGATAAAAATAGCGTTGAAGTAGCAAAAATAAAAAAAGCAGCTACTGCTTTGCAAATAGTCCAGTATCAAAAACAGATCATAACAAATGTTAAAAATGCTTTTGTCAAACTCAAGGCTTTAAAAAAGAAGCTTAGAAGCGCTCAAGCAAGAGTCAAAGCTCAAGAAGAGTATTACAGACTCACGCAAGGACGATTTGACAATCAGCTTGCCAGTGCGGATGAGCTTGGTCGCTCTATCGCAGATTTATCGGCAGCCCGGGCACAAAAAGAGGCTATAAAAGCAAAAATTTTTGATCAAAAAGTCTATATCTATCTACTTGGGGGAGTTAAAAAATTTGAAAGTTTTGTAATGAAATAG